A stretch of the Sorangium aterium genome encodes the following:
- a CDS encoding HTTM domain-containing protein, which yields MNARSTAAPRAAIERGIARACAAVDRFAFAPASAAPLAVLRIGLASVLLIQAAMVAPALFELYGRSGILQTPFLDALGRPGAVRLSWLIDRLAALGIGEAPIIAAVGALYVLALGALLAGWYTRVAAAGAWFAHLMLMMTADSTNYGVDQFANIFLFYLLWMPAGAALSLDRRLGRAPAGPTSMARLALRVVQIHLCIVYLASGLGKALGEQWWNGDAIWRTLNLPEYRQRDFTWLARYPWLAVGAGWMVLLIECGYPLMIWPRRTRRLWVAATVALHVGIAAFMGLGTFGAIMTVLTISAFAVRADEGSAGSSSTGASRTAPCAWAHRAAAAPGGASGQRAGG from the coding sequence GTGAACGCGCGGTCGACGGCTGCTCCCCGGGCCGCGATCGAGCGTGGGATCGCGCGAGCGTGCGCGGCCGTCGATCGCTTCGCCTTCGCTCCTGCGTCGGCGGCGCCGCTCGCCGTCCTCCGGATCGGGCTCGCCTCGGTTCTTCTCATCCAGGCGGCGATGGTCGCTCCTGCGCTCTTCGAGCTTTATGGGCGATCGGGCATCCTCCAGACTCCATTCCTCGACGCGCTCGGGAGGCCGGGGGCTGTCCGGCTCAGCTGGCTGATAGACCGCCTCGCCGCGCTCGGAATCGGAGAGGCGCCCATCATCGCCGCCGTGGGCGCCCTCTACGTGCTCGCGCTCGGCGCGCTGCTCGCGGGATGGTACACGAGGGTGGCCGCGGCAGGCGCCTGGTTCGCCCACCTGATGCTGATGATGACGGCGGACAGCACGAATTACGGCGTGGACCAGTTCGCCAACATCTTCCTGTTCTATCTCCTGTGGATGCCGGCGGGAGCGGCGCTCTCGCTCGATCGACGGCTCGGCCGCGCGCCCGCCGGGCCCACGAGCATGGCGCGGCTCGCCCTGCGCGTGGTGCAGATCCACCTCTGCATCGTCTACCTCGCGAGCGGGCTGGGAAAGGCGCTCGGTGAGCAGTGGTGGAACGGCGATGCCATCTGGCGGACGCTCAACCTGCCCGAGTATCGCCAGCGCGACTTCACCTGGCTTGCCCGCTATCCATGGCTCGCCGTGGGCGCCGGCTGGATGGTGCTGCTCATCGAATGCGGCTATCCCCTCATGATCTGGCCGCGGCGCACCCGGCGGCTCTGGGTGGCGGCCACCGTGGCGCTCCACGTCGGCATCGCGGCCTTCATGGGGCTCGGCACCTTCGGAGCCATCATGACCGTGCTGACCATCTCTGCGTTCGCGGTGCGCGCAGATGAAGGGTCGGCAGGCAGCAGCTCGACCGGAGCATCGCGGACAGCGCCGTGCGCGTGGGCCCACCGGGCGGCGGCGGCGCCGGGGGGCGCAAGCGGGCAGCGCGCCGGCGGGTAG
- a CDS encoding 4Fe-4S dicluster domain-containing protein encodes MAYVIAEPCVATCDTACVPVCPVDCIHGPLAADEISRIPEAERKTRLAGLQLYIDPESCICCGACENECPVGAIFDEDELPAEWQRYREINARFFDDRATERAPERT; translated from the coding sequence ATGGCCTACGTCATCGCCGAGCCCTGCGTCGCCACGTGTGATACCGCCTGTGTCCCCGTCTGCCCCGTGGACTGCATCCACGGCCCGCTCGCGGCGGACGAGATCTCGCGCATTCCCGAGGCAGAGCGGAAGACACGCCTCGCCGGCCTCCAGCTCTACATCGATCCCGAGTCGTGCATCTGCTGCGGCGCCTGCGAGAACGAGTGCCCGGTGGGCGCCATCTTCGATGAAGACGAGCTGCCGGCCGAGTGGCAGCGTTACCGGGAGATCAACGCCCGCTTCTTCGACGACCGCGCGACGGAGCGCGCTCCGGAGAGGACCTGA
- a CDS encoding sigma-54 interaction domain-containing protein has protein sequence MTASADHALLLLADLGEASARAHTEATLVPAVSAALSRHLPLRRLDLRRGAAAPGAPEVRRGAGGETMAVFALRDAEGAVGCATMALGDGAALDVSPALLEAIGRLLAVALRQVQVLGRVAAIARRAQGEKRTLKEELDRVALPREVVAVGPAMRAIFQQMVPLVARQDTTVLVRGETGTGKEVIARRIHALSRRAERPFLAVNCGALPEGLVESALFGHERGAFTGAAARHLGLFERASGGTLLLDEVGELPRAAQAKLLRVLQEGEIERVGGEGAVRVSVRVIAATHRPLEAMVASGAFRDDLYYRLQVFPIIVPPLRERPEDLEPLTRVIVEKVAATFGRTPPRVSAESMARLRAHGWPGNVRELENVIERSMVMSTGDELILSAPLSAAPGATGRVTTYREAAQRCIEEALRAAGGKIYGEDGAAAALGLKPTTLQSKMRKLGIRKGGEKG, from the coding sequence ATGACCGCCTCCGCCGATCACGCCCTCCTCCTGCTCGCCGACCTCGGCGAGGCCTCGGCCCGCGCGCACACCGAGGCGACGCTCGTCCCGGCGGTGAGCGCCGCGCTCTCGCGCCATCTCCCGCTGCGGCGGCTCGATCTGCGCCGCGGCGCGGCCGCCCCAGGCGCGCCGGAGGTCCGGCGCGGCGCGGGCGGCGAGACGATGGCCGTCTTCGCGCTCCGCGACGCGGAGGGCGCCGTCGGCTGCGCCACGATGGCGCTCGGCGACGGCGCGGCGCTCGACGTCTCGCCCGCGCTGCTCGAGGCGATCGGTCGCCTGCTCGCCGTGGCGCTGCGGCAGGTGCAGGTCCTCGGGCGCGTCGCGGCCATCGCGCGCCGCGCGCAGGGGGAGAAGCGGACGCTGAAGGAGGAGCTCGATCGCGTCGCGCTGCCGAGGGAGGTGGTCGCGGTGGGCCCGGCGATGCGGGCGATCTTCCAGCAGATGGTGCCGCTCGTCGCGCGGCAGGACACGACCGTGCTTGTCCGCGGCGAGACGGGCACGGGCAAGGAGGTGATCGCGCGCCGCATCCACGCGCTCTCGCGCCGCGCAGAGCGGCCGTTCCTCGCGGTCAACTGCGGAGCGCTGCCCGAGGGGCTCGTCGAGAGCGCCCTGTTCGGCCACGAGCGCGGCGCGTTCACGGGCGCTGCGGCGCGGCACCTCGGGCTGTTCGAGCGCGCGAGCGGCGGGACGCTGCTGCTCGACGAGGTCGGCGAGCTGCCCAGGGCGGCGCAGGCGAAGCTCCTGCGCGTGCTCCAGGAGGGCGAGATCGAGCGCGTCGGCGGCGAGGGCGCGGTGCGCGTCTCGGTGCGGGTGATCGCCGCGACGCACCGGCCGCTCGAGGCCATGGTGGCGAGCGGAGCGTTCCGCGACGACCTCTATTATCGGCTGCAGGTATTCCCGATCATCGTCCCCCCGCTGCGGGAGCGGCCAGAGGACCTGGAGCCGCTCACGCGCGTCATCGTCGAGAAGGTGGCGGCGACCTTCGGCCGGACGCCGCCGCGGGTGAGCGCGGAGTCGATGGCGCGGCTGCGGGCGCACGGCTGGCCGGGCAACGTGCGGGAGCTCGAGAACGTGATCGAGCGGTCGATGGTGATGTCGACAGGAGACGAGCTCATCTTGTCAGCGCCGCTCTCTGCTGCGCCCGGCGCGACAGGGCGCGTGACGACGTACCGAGAGGCCGCTCAGCGCTGCATCGAGGAGGCGCTGCGGGCCGCGGGCGGGAAGATCTACGGAGAGGACGGGGCCGCGGCGGCGCTGGGGCTCAAGCCGACGACGCTGCAAAGCAAGATGCGGAAGCTCGGGATCCGGAAGGGCGGAGAGAAGGGCTGA
- a CDS encoding glycoside hydrolase family 11 protein yields the protein MRIVPLLGYLSASIACGLLACSVENIVDEDIEAQEGALDSADRSMSANVAVTSDWGSGYCANVTVKNNSRSPATTGWNVVVGLNGSTRSNSWNVNATDSGGQFTATNVSHNGAIAKGSSTEWGFCANGSGRPTIASVTGSGGNIDGSSASSSSSSSASSSSSASSSSSSASSSSSSGAGGAGGGGGAGGSGGSGGSGGGSTCNSPNQQVCGNQTGTHCGYTFEYWKDTGSGCQTNTANGFNVEWSNINNLLGRKGLRPGSKNQIVTYQADYRPNGNSYLAVYGWTKSPLVEYYIVDSWGTWRPPGGQGFMGTVTSDGGTYDIYRTQRVNQPSIEGNSTTFYQFWSVRQQKRTSGTITVANHFNAWDRLGMKMGNLYEVSMVVEGYQSSGSANVSVSMK from the coding sequence ATGCGCATCGTTCCCTTACTTGGCTATCTATCCGCTTCGATCGCGTGTGGCCTGCTGGCGTGCAGCGTCGAGAACATCGTGGACGAGGACATCGAGGCACAGGAGGGCGCGCTGGACAGCGCGGACCGCTCGATGTCGGCGAACGTCGCCGTCACCTCGGACTGGGGAAGCGGCTACTGCGCGAACGTGACGGTCAAGAACAACTCCCGCAGCCCGGCGACCACGGGCTGGAACGTCGTCGTCGGGCTCAACGGCTCGACGAGGAGCAACTCGTGGAACGTGAACGCCACGGATTCGGGCGGCCAGTTCACCGCCACGAACGTGAGCCATAACGGCGCGATCGCCAAGGGCTCCTCGACGGAGTGGGGGTTCTGCGCGAACGGCAGCGGGCGGCCCACGATCGCCTCGGTCACCGGCTCCGGCGGCAACATCGACGGCTCGAGCGCGTCCTCGTCGTCGAGCAGCAGCGCGAGCTCGAGCAGCAGCGCGAGCTCCTCGAGCAGCAGCGCGAGCTCGAGCAGCAGCTCGGGCGCGGGAGGCGCCGGCGGCGGCGGCGGGGCGGGCGGCTCCGGCGGGTCGGGCGGCTCCGGCGGCGGCAGCACGTGCAATTCACCCAACCAGCAGGTCTGCGGTAATCAGACGGGCACCCACTGCGGCTACACCTTCGAATACTGGAAGGACACCGGGAGCGGATGCCAGACCAACACGGCGAACGGCTTCAACGTCGAATGGAGCAACATCAACAACCTGCTGGGCCGTAAGGGTCTGAGGCCCGGGTCGAAGAACCAGATCGTGACCTACCAGGCCGACTACCGGCCGAACGGCAACTCGTACCTGGCCGTCTACGGGTGGACGAAGAGCCCGCTCGTGGAGTACTACATCGTCGACAGCTGGGGCACCTGGCGTCCGCCGGGCGGCCAGGGATTCATGGGCACCGTCACCAGCGACGGAGGCACCTATGACATCTATCGGACCCAGCGAGTCAACCAGCCGTCGATCGAAGGCAACTCGACCACCTTCTATCAGTTCTGGAGCGTCCGGCAGCAGAAGCGCACGAGCGGAACCATCACCGTCGCCAACCACTTCAACGCGTGGGATCGCCTGGGGATGAAGATGGGGAACCTGTACGAGGTCTCGATGGTCGTGGAGGGCTATCAGAGCAGCGGTAGCGCCAACGTGAGCGTGTCGATGAAGTGA
- a CDS encoding phospholipase D-like domain-containing protein, translated as MKGARTIIDPRRHTWCDTPVDDIGLLVDADEYYPEFYRVASSARRYLLLAGWQFDSDVALLRGGREEQVSSPITLLKFLNHLCEQSPDLQIFILAWDFHLVFALEREWLQQLVFEWTNHRLRFLFDATHVERASHHQKFVVVDGELSFLGGLDLCDHRWDDRSHTNKNPLRVSRGEPHKPFHDVQAYLRSRAVARALTEIFTDRWRRAGGVDITLPDLDGADPTFPDYRPEGGVPLAAAHVTLSRTDPHGAPTGAPHRTEIRDLYLDAIDAAERFIYIETQYFSSHVIAEGLARRMRAEGRPLLDVVLVLNMEAETMKEQIAVGLSQAKVLGGLRDVAAETGHHLGVYYTLPACAEDETAERATYIHSKLMIVDDRFLTVGSANLTNRSLSIDTEINASVETGDPDDALGRSIRAARASLIGEHLGDTDFDRVDDLVACLDGLASPATGPRTPGSSCRLRLHPSPTADERALLEVIDPQQLPFDPAAVEDIDQRQGSLFVGGLGALWRHLFVSRDPAK; from the coding sequence ATGAAGGGCGCACGGACGATCATCGACCCTCGACGCCACACGTGGTGCGACACCCCGGTGGACGACATCGGCCTGCTGGTCGACGCCGACGAGTATTACCCCGAGTTCTACCGGGTCGCGTCCAGCGCGCGGCGGTATCTGCTCCTCGCCGGCTGGCAGTTCGACAGCGACGTCGCCCTGCTCCGGGGCGGTAGGGAGGAGCAGGTGTCGAGCCCGATCACGCTGCTCAAATTCCTGAACCACCTCTGCGAGCAGAGCCCTGATCTCCAGATCTTCATCCTCGCGTGGGACTTCCACCTCGTGTTCGCGCTCGAGCGCGAGTGGCTCCAGCAGCTCGTCTTCGAGTGGACCAACCATCGCCTGCGCTTCCTCTTCGACGCCACCCACGTCGAGCGCGCCTCGCACCACCAGAAGTTCGTGGTGGTGGACGGCGAGCTCTCGTTCCTCGGCGGCCTCGACCTCTGCGACCACCGCTGGGACGACCGCAGCCACACGAACAAGAACCCGCTCCGCGTCAGCCGCGGAGAGCCGCACAAGCCGTTTCACGACGTGCAGGCCTACCTGCGCAGCCGCGCGGTCGCGCGGGCGCTGACAGAGATCTTCACGGACCGCTGGCGGCGCGCGGGCGGCGTGGACATCACGCTGCCGGACCTCGACGGGGCCGATCCGACGTTCCCCGACTACCGGCCCGAGGGCGGCGTCCCCCTCGCGGCGGCGCACGTGACGCTGAGCCGCACCGATCCGCACGGCGCGCCCACCGGCGCCCCGCACCGCACGGAGATACGCGACCTCTACCTCGACGCCATCGACGCCGCGGAGCGCTTCATCTACATCGAGACGCAGTACTTCAGCTCTCACGTCATCGCCGAGGGGCTCGCGCGGCGGATGCGCGCGGAGGGCCGGCCCCTCCTCGACGTGGTGCTCGTGCTCAACATGGAGGCCGAGACGATGAAGGAGCAGATCGCCGTCGGCCTCTCCCAGGCCAAGGTGCTCGGCGGGCTGCGCGACGTGGCGGCCGAGACCGGCCATCACCTCGGCGTCTACTACACCCTGCCGGCGTGCGCCGAGGACGAGACCGCCGAACGCGCCACGTACATCCACTCGAAGCTGATGATCGTCGACGACCGCTTCCTCACCGTGGGCTCGGCCAACCTGACGAACCGCAGCCTCTCGATCGACACGGAGATCAACGCCTCGGTCGAGACCGGCGACCCCGACGACGCGCTGGGCCGCTCGATCCGCGCGGCGCGCGCGTCGCTCATCGGCGAGCACCTGGGGGACACGGACTTCGATCGGGTGGACGACCTCGTCGCCTGCCTCGACGGGCTGGCGAGCCCGGCGACCGGGCCGCGCACGCCTGGGAGCTCGTGCCGGCTGAGGCTCCACCCCTCACCCACGGCGGACGAGCGCGCCCTGCTCGAGGTGATCGACCCGCAGCAGCTGCCGTTCGACCCCGCCGCGGTCGAGGACATCGACCAGCGCCAGGGCTCGCTGTTCGTCGGCGGGCTCGGCGCGCTCTGGCGGCACCTCTTCGTCAGCCGGGACC